TGCGTTGTAGAGGGTGATCGACCAGAAGCCGTCGACGGGCACGTCGCCGACGACGAGCTCGTACTCGCCGACGGGCAGCTCAGGATTGACGTTGATGTAGGACGCCTCTTCGACAGGAAGACCGCCCCATGCCGAGGCCGTGCCGAGCAGGTGGCGGATCGGATCGACGTCTTCCTTTCGCCCGAAGCATCCCTCCATGCCGCCCAGGCCCTTGGCGAGCTCGATGAGGGCGGCACGGGTCGCCGTGAAGGAGGTCTCCTCCCAGACCGTCGGCGTGAAGATCGTTCCGCCCGCCGAGGTGGCTGCGAACTGCCGCTGGAGCTCGTTGACCGTCGCGATGTCGTCGGGGTTCTCGGGGTCGACCAGGATGCGGCCTGCGGCGAGGACGAAGTCGCTGCCGACCTCTTCCGCGGTCAGCTCGTAGGTCCCGCCGCTGTGCAGCACGCGGGGGATGTAGTGATCCTGGCTGACGAGCATGACCGACACGTACCGATCTCCGGCATCGGGGATCGTGATCGTGGCCCCGCGCGAGACATCCAGGATGATGGCGCTGTAGAGGGTGTCGCGGTTCATGCGGATCACCGTCTGCTGGTCGACCGGCGTCGGTGAGAAGTAGTGATTCCACGTGTTCGGTGCGGGTGCTGCGGCGGCGATGCCGGCGAACATCCGGTCACTCTCCGCGCGAACGAAGTTCGCGAACGTGACGGGGATCGGTGCGGTCGTCATGGGGATGCCCTTTCTGCACAGGTCCTGCCATCCTCGCCGGGAGAACGCGCGGGCGCATCATCCTCTGCGGATGATTTCTCGGCGCTGACCCTGTCGAGCAGGCCGGTACTCGCGAGAGGATCGGAACGATCCGGAACGACGAAGGGAAGACGATGACCGAGGTGACGATCGGCTCTGTGCTGGGGGATGCGGAAGCACCGGTGCGCCTGGACGCCCGCCGGTTCAACCGGCACACGTTCTGGTGCGGGCAGAGCGGCAGCGGAAAGACCTACGCGCTCGGCGTCGTTTTGGAGCAGTTGCTGCTGCACACGGAACTGCCGATCCTGATCCTCGATCCCAACGCCGACTTCGTGCACCTCCCCGAGGCGCGGGAGACCGCGAGTGCCGAGGATGCGCAGCGTCTGGCAGAGACCGACATCCGCGTCTTCCGCTCGTCTGCGGGTGTGGGCGAGCCCCTGCACGTGCGTTATCTGGATCTGTCCACGGCGTCCAAGGCGGCGCTGCTGCAGCTTGATCCGATCGCGGATGCAGACGAGTACAACGTCCTCCTGCATTCGGACGAGCGCGCAGAGACTTTCAGTGCCGCGGAGATGCTGGCGCGACTGCGCGGGTCCGGTGATCCGGGACAGGTTCGTCTGGCCAACCGCATCGATAATCTGGAGGTACTCCGCTGGGATCTCTGGTCGCGCGGCGAATCCTCCGTCGTGGATGTGATCGATGAGCGCCCGCGGGGAACAGTTCTCGACCTCGGCGGATTCACGCACCCCGCGGAATCCAAGGTCGCGGCTCTGGCTGTGCTCGAGCATCTGTGGGCGCGGCGAGAGGAGCGGCGACCGATCCTGATCGTGATCGATGAGGCGCACAATCTCTGCTCCCCTCATCCGCGCACCGATGTCGAACGCGCTCTGACGGAGCAGCTCGTGCAGATCGCCGCGGAGGGGCGCAAGTTCGGGTTGTGGCTGCTGCTGTCGACGCAGCGTCCGACGAAGATCCACCCGAACGTGCTGTCGCAGTGCGACAACCTCGGACTCATGCGCGTCAATGCCCCGCGCGACCTGCTGGAGCTCTCGGAGGTGTTCGGGTTCGCCGGGGAGGAGGAGGTGCGGCGCTCCGCGAGCTTCGGCCTCGGGCAGGCGCTCTTCGCGGGAGGGTTCGTCGCCGAACCGACCTTCGTGCAGATGGGGGAGCGCGTGACGGAGGAGGGCGGCGGCGACGTGCGTGTGCCGCTGCGGGGCACGCCGTCGGCCTGACCGCTCAGGTGCGGAAGCGGATGGCCTCGCGGCGGTTCGCGACGCCGAGCTTTCGGTAGATCGCGCGTTGGTGCGTGCGAATCGTGTTCACGGAGACGAACAGCGCCTGGGCGATCTCCTCGGCTGTCATGGTCGTGCACAGATAGCCGAAGATCTCGCGCTCGCGCGCCGAGAGCGGCAGGCCGACAGCAGCGCCGTCGGGCGCGGCGGCATCGAAGGCGGTGATTCGCGCCGCGATGAATGCTCCGTGGGCGGTCCCTGCCGCTGCGTGATCGGCGAGAAGGGCTCGGTACCGGGCGTCGCGTTTCGTGAAAGGCTGCAGGATCCCCTCGGGGATGGCGGCGTCGAGTGCTCGCTCGAACAGTCTCCGACTCTGCGTCGCATCGCCCTGCTCATGAGCGATGAGCGCGGATGTGAGGTACCCGGAGGAGGCCACGAGTGAGACCCGGCGTGCCTGCGGTGAGATCCGGGCGAGGACGCGGATGGCTTCGGCGGAGCGCCCGGCGTTGCGGAGCACTTCTGCGGCGATGACGCTGACGAGGGGGACGTCATCCATGTCGGTGATCGTTGCCAGCATCGCAAGGGCGCGCTCGTGATCTCCGCTCGCGGAGAGCAGCCGCGCGTCGGCGATGGCCCGGTACGTGGGCCAGGGAAGTCCGTGCACGCGCTGCGCGCTGATGCCGTCGAGCTGGGCCCGGGCGGCCTCCCACTCGTCGGGGTTCCCGTCCTCGGCCGCGCTGAGCGCCGTGTAGACGCGGGCGAGCGCCGCGTAGGACGCATCGTGACCGCCCTGCGCGAGGAGGGCACGGAACGCAGCGCGTGCGTCTCCTGTCCGCCCCTGCCAGTAGTCGACGAAGCCTCTCGCGAAAAGGGCGATCCCACCGTCGTAGTGGAACCAGTCCTCCGCATGATCGGCGGCGTCGTCGACATCGTCGAGCAGGCGACGAGCATGCTCGAGGCGCCCGCCGTAGCTCAGGGCGAAGGCGAGGTTGCCACGGGCTCGTCGGGCAAGGATCGGACGTGCGGCGGCATCGGCTTCGAGAACGGCCGACTGCAGCAGTCGTACAGCCGACGGCGGGTCGCGCCGAAGGCGCAGCTCCACCCATCCGAGCAGGAACACCCGATACGCGTTCAGAGACGGATCGGATGACGCGTGCGTCATCACGGTCCGTGCGCGATCGGCGGCCGACGCGAGGACAGTGGGATCATCGGTGAGGAACAGGGCGGCGAAGGCCTCTGTCGCGACGAAGTTCGGGTCTGACCCTCCCGTCGCCGTCGCCTGTGCGTGCAGCAGCGTCGCGCCGGTCGCGTCATCGAGCAGGTTGAGGCACGCGGCACGGATCACGAGGAGTTCGGGGTGGTTGCGCAGCTCAGGCGAGAGCCGCAGGCATTGCGCGTTGAGCTGTCTCGCGCCGGACTCGGTGATCACGCGCAGCCACATCGTGCGGATGATGTCGACGGCCACGTCATCCGCACCGGCGCGGAGGGCATGCGTGATCGCCTCCGCGGGGGAGTGCGGTGCGAGCCAGCGCGCTGCGAGCGTCTCCAGGGCGCGACGACGCACGCCGTTCGAGCGCGCCAGGATGTCACGGCAGCGAGTCGCGAACTCTTCGTTCCAGCGGAAGAGCGCGTTCCCTTCGGCATCCCGGTATCGCGTGAGGAAGAGTCCGTGCGCGATGCACTCCTCCAGGAAGCGCTCGCTGTCTGCTTCGCCCGTCAGCGCGTGCGCCAGCGCGGGTGTAAGCAGTGAGCAGGTGGTGGCGGAGAGGACGAACTCGGCGAGTGCGGGCGGAAGGCGTCCGAGGACGTGATCTGCGATGTAGTCGGTCAGCAGAGCCGCGTGTTCGGGCTCGGGAAACAGCTGTCCGCTCGTCGCTCCGTGGCTGTCTTGTGCGTGTGCGGTCAGCCGGTGCAGGCGCGCAGCGATGGGCCATCCGCTGCTCGACGCGATCAGCGCGCTCGCCTCGGCTTCGGTGATGTCGGCGTCCCAGTGGGCGTACTCCGCCATGACCTCCTCGACGGTGACCGCGAGGTCACCGGCGGAGAGCGCCGTCGCGCGGCGACTTGCCACGGCGCCGGCGAACCAGGTGAGGAGCACGGGGGCCCCGGCCGCGATGATGCGCACTCTTCCGTCGGTGCGCGCGATGAGGGTGTGGAGAACACGGGGTGTGAGTGTGGCACCCGCATGGTGGGCATCGTCGATCACGAGCGTCACCGGTGCGCCGAGATCGTCGACCACGGCGATCAGCCGTTGCCAGGCATCCGCGGACGGCGCGGAGCCGGACGAGGAGAGCGCGATTCCGTCGAGCTGGAGCAGGGCGCTCCAGATGCCAGTGAGGAGATGCTCCTCATCCATGTCGTCATGGGCGGTGAGCGTGAGCCATGCCGTGTGTGCGGTGCTCCGCGGCGCCCAGGCGGAGAGGAGCGTCGTCTTGTCGTAGCCGGAGGGGGCGGCGAGCAGCGTCAGCGGGTAGTCCCGCACTGCGGCGTCGAGGTGGGCGAGCAGACGCGGCCGCGCGGGCGCGGTCATCGCCGACTCCGGCGGCGACATCAGAATCCACGGCGAGGCCCCCCGAACCCGCATCGACTGCTCCCTCACAGGGCAGATTCTAGTGAGCGGGCGTCGCGAGGGGGCGCATCGTCGGCGATCGATCGGCCGCAGCCACGGTCATCCTCTCCGGATGAGATCGGCGACTGGCCCTTCCGGGAGGCCGGACGATGAGCCATGGTGAGAAGCGCGCTCCGTCCCTGGGTGCCAGAAGGAGGATGATCGATGCGGCGACCGCTCGCGGGGCTGACCCGCCACAATGTCCTGCGTGAGGCGCTCTCCGGCGTGACTCTGCTGGCGATCTCGGTGCCGCTGAACATCGGCTACGCCCAGATCGCGGGACTTCCTGTGACCGCAGGACTCTACGCACTCGTCGTGCCGACGCTCGTCTACGCGCTTCTCGTCTCGTCCCGGCAACTGGTGGCCTCACCGGACGCGGCCGCCGCGGCACTCGTCTTCTCGTCTCTCACGGGCCTCGGCATCGCCGGAGCGGACTTCCCGACGATGGCGGCCGCGCAGGCGATCATCTGCGGGCTCGCCCTGTTGTTCGCGTCCTGGCTGAAGCTCGGCTTCCTCGCCAACTTCCTGTCGAAGCCGATCCTCGTGGGGTTCGTCGCGGGGCTCGCGCTCGAAGTCCTGCTCAGTCAGATCGCGAAGATGCTCGGCATCAGCCTCGAGAGCGGTGGCGAGTTCTTCGAGAACATCGCGTCGCTCATCACTCGTCTGGGCGAGACATCCGCGCTTTCGGCGGTGATGGCACTCGCGGCCCTCGCCCTGCTGCTGGCGGGAAGACGGTTCGCGCCGAAGATTCCCGCAGCGCTCGTCGTGCTCATCGTCGCAACCGTCGTCACGGTCGCCTTCGGGCTGGACGAGCGCGGGGTGGCCGTGCTGGGCTCGGTGCCGGCGGGACCGCCCCGGTTCGACCTGCCCTCGCTCTCGCTCTCGCAGTGGATGGCAATCATCCCCTCTGCGCTGGCGCTCGCGCTGATCACGATGGCGGAGGGAGTGCTCGTGTCGCGCTCGTACGCCGATCTGCGCGGCTACCGGGTCAACGCTGATCGCGACCTTGCCGCATTCGGCGCAGCGAACGTCGCCGCCGGACTGTCCCTCTCGTTCGCCGTGGGCTCTTCGACCTCGCGGACCGCGGCGATGGATCAGCTCGGCTCGCGCACGCAGCTGCCCAGCATCGTCCTTGCGCTCGGATCTCTGCTCCTGCTGCTCTTCGGGACGGGCCTGCTCGAGGGGATTCCCTCCCCGGTGATCGGGGCGGTCGTGGCGGTCGCCGTGATCCGGCTCCTCGGCGTCGCGGAGCTGCGCCAGATCGCAAGGCAGTCCCGATATGAGGCAGCGATCGGCGGCGCGTGCGTGCTGGGCGTGCTGATCCTCGGCCCGATCGGCGGGCTGCTGCTGGCGTTCGTCCTCTCACTCGTCAACCTCGTGCGTCGTGCGGCGCATCCGGAGGTGGGGGCACTCTCGATCCCCGCGGATCCGGATGCTTCGCTCACGGACGTCACCGAGGACGCGCAGCCGGATGAGGCAGGAACTCTCGTCGTCCGTTTCGCGGCTCCGCTGTTCTTCGGGAACGGCGCCACCCTCGCCGGATACCTTGACGACGCCACCCGAGACAGCGATGGCCGTATCCGCACCGTCGTTCTCGATGCCGAGGCCATCACGGATGTCGACGTGACCGGGGCTGCGGCGCTGCGTCGGGCGATGGACGCGCTCGAGGCCAGGGGTATCGGGTTCAGCCTGTCGCGACTTCGGCCAGAGCTCCGCGCGCGGTTCGCTCGATTCGGGCTGCTGGATGAGGGCGTGGGGGAGTTCGCCACGACCCGTGAGGCCGTTCGGGTGCTGCGCGAGCGGTACGGGCCGCCCAGAGACAGCTGACTCCGCCACGCGACGGATGCGTGCATGCCCAACCGGCTCTAGCGTGGACGTATGGCACGCGATGAGATGAGCAGACACGAGGCGAAGCAGCGCATGAGCTGGGGCGTGGGCATCGCGCTCGGCATGGGCGTCGGAGTCGCCATGGGCGTCGCCACGAAAAACATGGGGGTCGGCATCGGAGTGGGCATCGCGATCGGTCTCGTCTTCGCGATCGCGGTCAACGGGGCACCGCGCCGGCCGAAGGCGCAGCCGGGAGATGCGACACCGTCTGATGACGCGCCGTCTGATGACGCGCCGTCGGATGACGCGACGCCGTCGGATGCCGCGCCGTCGGATGCTCCGCCGAGGACGGAGAATTCCGACTCAGACCGGTAAGTCCTCCGGGCGATCCCGCCATTTCGTGAGGAACACGTGCACGTCGTCGAGTTCATCTTCGGAGATGCTGTGAGTGAGCCCGGGGTAGACCCGACCCGAGAGCTCGCTGTGGTCGGGAAGCCACTGCGCCGTGTGCGCGATGAGCGCCGCCGGGATGACGTCGTCGTGTGAACCGCGCCCCCAGAAGACGGCGGGCTTCCGCTCCCGCAGTGCGGCGTCGCCGTCGAGGGCGCCAGGCGTCGCGTACCCGCTCAGCGCGACGACCGCGCCGAAGCGCTCGGGGGCCAGTCGCAACGCCTGCAACGACACCGCGGCGCCCTGTGAGAATCCCAGCAGGGCGACGCGCGACGCATCCGGAGCCTCGGCATCGAGCCAGTCGAGAACCGCCTGCGCAGCTGCCGTGACATCGGATGACGAACGACCGTTCAAGCCTTCGATCGGGTACCAGGAGCGCCCGGGCATGGGCCACGGCGGGGTCAGCGGAGCGGCGACGGATGCCACGGCGATGTCGGACGGGAGGTATCGGACGAGCCCGAACAGGTCGTTCTCATCGGCCCCGTATCCATGCAGGAGCACGAGCAGCGGAGCATCCGGGCCGCGGCCCGACCATCGGGTCGCCGACGCATCGAGCACAAGTGGAACAGTCACGATCCCATCCTGCCAGCGGCTGCCGACATCGACGTTCTCACAGAGTTTCTGCGCCCGCTCCTGTGTTCGTGGGCTTGCCCTGGTAGAACTGACACATGGCGGTACGCACACCAGATCCCGATCCGTCCGACTCCGGCGACGAGCTTCCCGAGTTCGGCAGCGACGGCGTCTCCGACGCCAGCAACCCGGGTTGGCTCAGCGAGTTCGAGCTCGCCGAGGCCCGTCGACGACTGCCCATGCTGTACGTCGAGGCCGTCCCGGTGCGCACGGACGGATCCGGGCAGGTGACCGATATCGGCATCCTGCTGCGGGCGACCCCGTTGGGTGAGATGAAGCGGACGATCGTGTCGGGGCGCGTGCGATTCGGTGAGACCGTGCGTGATGCGCTCTTCCGCCACCTCGAGAACGACCTCGGACCGATGGCCTTCCCGCTGCTTCCGGCATCGCCCGCCCCGTTCACGGTCGCCGAGTATTTCCCGCTTCCCGGAGTCAGCGCGTTCCACGACGACCGCCAGCACGCGGTGTCACTCGCGTTCATCGTGCCGGTCACCGGCACCTGCGAGCCACGGCAGGACGCGCTCGAGGTCACCTGGTTCTCGCCGGAGGAAGCGGTGTCGGATGCGCTCGCCGCAGAGATGGAGGGCGGCCGCGGTGCGCTCGTGCGTCAGGCGGTCGCGCACCTCGGCCTCATCCGCTGACAGCGGACGTCGCGACGCTCAGGCCGTGAGGCGCGCCACTTCGGCGACGAGCGCATCGATGTCGGACTCCTGCGTGTCGAAGCTGCACATCCAGCGCACCTCGTTGCGTGCGGCATCCCAGTCGTAGAAGCGGAACTTCTCGCGCAGCGCATCCGCGACGCCGTCGGGGAGTGTGGCGAAGACGCCGTTGGACTGCGTGGCCTGCGTGAAGCCGACGCCGTTGATCGTGCCGGCGGCGATGCCCTCTTCGAGCTCGCGGCGCAGGCGTGCGGCCATGGCATTCGCGTGGCTCGCGTTGCGCAGCCAGAGGTCGCCCTCGAGCAGAGCGATGAGCTGGGCCGAGACGAAGCGCATCTTCGACGCGAGCTGCATGTTGAACTTGCGCGAGTAGCGCAGACCGTCGGATGCCTCGGGATTGAGGACCACGATCGCCTCGCCGAGCATCGCGCCGTTCTTCGTGCCGCCGTAGCTGAGAACGTCGACGCCCGCGTCGGTGGTGACGGCGCGCAGCGGCAGGTCGAGCGCGGCGGCGGCGTTGGAGAGGCGCGCACCGTCGAGGTGCAGCTTCATGCCCCGCTCGTGCGCGTGATCCGCCAGGGCGCGGATCTCATCGACCGTGTAGAGAGTGCCGAGTTCGGTGGACTGCGTGATCGAGACGACGAGCGGCTGAGCGCGGTGCTCGTCGCCCCAGCCCCAGGCCTCCTGATCGACGAGCTCGGGCGTGAGCTTGCCGTCATCAGTGGGAACGTTGAGAATCTTGAAGGCGCCGATGCGCTCGGGGGCGCCGCCCTCGTCGACGTTGATGTGTGCGGTGGACGCGGCGATCACCGCGCCCCAGCGGGGGAGCATCGACTGAATGCCGGTGACATTGGCCCCGGTGCCGTTGAAGACGGGGAAGGCCTCGGCGTCCTCGCCGAAGTGCTGCTGGAAGACCTCCTGCAGTCGGGCCGTGTAGACGTCGCCGCCGTAAGCGCCCTGGTGGCCGTCATTGGCCGCCGCGATCGCCGCGAGCACCTCGGGGTGGATGCCGGAGTAGTTGTCTGATGCGAAGCCTCGTAGGCCGCTGTCATGCAGTGGGGTCACCAGATCAGCCTAGTTCGGGATGCTGACATCCGGCCTCGTTCGCCGTGCGCGGCATCCGCCACTATCCAATGTCCGAACCCCGAACTACCCTTTTCCTGTGAACCAGGACGCACCGCATCCGTC
The DNA window shown above is from Microbacterium keratanolyticum and carries:
- a CDS encoding DUF1214 domain-containing protein encodes the protein MTTAPIPVTFANFVRAESDRMFAGIAAAAPAPNTWNHYFSPTPVDQQTVIRMNRDTLYSAIILDVSRGATITIPDAGDRYVSVMLVSQDHYIPRVLHSGGTYELTAEEVGSDFVLAAGRILVDPENPDDIATVNELQRQFAATSAGGTIFTPTVWEETSFTATRAALIELAKGLGGMEGCFGRKEDVDPIRHLLGTASAWGGLPVEEASYINVNPELPVGEYELVVGDVPVDGFWSITLYNAEGYLEPNSTNAYSINNITAAHNEDGTVTVRFGGDPHRPNTLPIMEGWNYLVRLYRPRPEILDGSWTFPTIGGR
- a CDS encoding ATP-binding protein; the encoded protein is MTEVTIGSVLGDAEAPVRLDARRFNRHTFWCGQSGSGKTYALGVVLEQLLLHTELPILILDPNADFVHLPEARETASAEDAQRLAETDIRVFRSSAGVGEPLHVRYLDLSTASKAALLQLDPIADADEYNVLLHSDERAETFSAAEMLARLRGSGDPGQVRLANRIDNLEVLRWDLWSRGESSVVDVIDERPRGTVLDLGGFTHPAESKVAALAVLEHLWARREERRPILIVIDEAHNLCSPHPRTDVERALTEQLVQIAAEGRKFGLWLLLSTQRPTKIHPNVLSQCDNLGLMRVNAPRDLLELSEVFGFAGEEEVRRSASFGLGQALFAGGFVAEPTFVQMGERVTEEGGGDVRVPLRGTPSA
- a CDS encoding LuxR C-terminal-related transcriptional regulator; the protein is MREQSMRVRGASPWILMSPPESAMTAPARPRLLAHLDAAVRDYPLTLLAAPSGYDKTTLLSAWAPRSTAHTAWLTLTAHDDMDEEHLLTGIWSALLQLDGIALSSSGSAPSADAWQRLIAVVDDLGAPVTLVIDDAHHAGATLTPRVLHTLIARTDGRVRIIAAGAPVLLTWFAGAVASRRATALSAGDLAVTVEEVMAEYAHWDADITEAEASALIASSSGWPIAARLHRLTAHAQDSHGATSGQLFPEPEHAALLTDYIADHVLGRLPPALAEFVLSATTCSLLTPALAHALTGEADSERFLEECIAHGLFLTRYRDAEGNALFRWNEEFATRCRDILARSNGVRRRALETLAARWLAPHSPAEAITHALRAGADDVAVDIIRTMWLRVITESGARQLNAQCLRLSPELRNHPELLVIRAACLNLLDDATGATLLHAQATATGGSDPNFVATEAFAALFLTDDPTVLASAADRARTVMTHASSDPSLNAYRVFLLGWVELRLRRDPPSAVRLLQSAVLEADAAARPILARRARGNLAFALSYGGRLEHARRLLDDVDDAADHAEDWFHYDGGIALFARGFVDYWQGRTGDARAAFRALLAQGGHDASYAALARVYTALSAAEDGNPDEWEAARAQLDGISAQRVHGLPWPTYRAIADARLLSASGDHERALAMLATITDMDDVPLVSVIAAEVLRNAGRSAEAIRVLARISPQARRVSLVASSGYLTSALIAHEQGDATQSRRLFERALDAAIPEGILQPFTKRDARYRALLADHAAAGTAHGAFIAARITAFDAAAPDGAAVGLPLSAREREIFGYLCTTMTAEEIAQALFVSVNTIRTHQRAIYRKLGVANRREAIRFRT
- a CDS encoding SulP family inorganic anion transporter, whose translation is MRRPLAGLTRHNVLREALSGVTLLAISVPLNIGYAQIAGLPVTAGLYALVVPTLVYALLVSSRQLVASPDAAAAALVFSSLTGLGIAGADFPTMAAAQAIICGLALLFASWLKLGFLANFLSKPILVGFVAGLALEVLLSQIAKMLGISLESGGEFFENIASLITRLGETSALSAVMALAALALLLAGRRFAPKIPAALVVLIVATVVTVAFGLDERGVAVLGSVPAGPPRFDLPSLSLSQWMAIIPSALALALITMAEGVLVSRSYADLRGYRVNADRDLAAFGAANVAAGLSLSFAVGSSTSRTAAMDQLGSRTQLPSIVLALGSLLLLLFGTGLLEGIPSPVIGAVVAVAVIRLLGVAELRQIARQSRYEAAIGGACVLGVLILGPIGGLLLAFVLSLVNLVRRAAHPEVGALSIPADPDASLTDVTEDAQPDEAGTLVVRFAAPLFFGNGATLAGYLDDATRDSDGRIRTVVLDAEAITDVDVTGAAALRRAMDALEARGIGFSLSRLRPELRARFARFGLLDEGVGEFATTREAVRVLRERYGPPRDS
- a CDS encoding alpha/beta hydrolase; this translates as MTVPLVLDASATRWSGRGPDAPLLVLLHGYGADENDLFGLVRYLPSDIAVASVAAPLTPPWPMPGRSWYPIEGLNGRSSSDVTAAAQAVLDWLDAEAPDASRVALLGFSQGAAVSLQALRLAPERFGAVVALSGYATPGALDGDAALRERKPAVFWGRGSHDDVIPAALIAHTAQWLPDHSELSGRVYPGLTHSISEDELDDVHVFLTKWRDRPEDLPV
- a CDS encoding NUDIX hydrolase family protein: MAVRTPDPDPSDSGDELPEFGSDGVSDASNPGWLSEFELAEARRRLPMLYVEAVPVRTDGSGQVTDIGILLRATPLGEMKRTIVSGRVRFGETVRDALFRHLENDLGPMAFPLLPASPAPFTVAEYFPLPGVSAFHDDRQHAVSLAFIVPVTGTCEPRQDALEVTWFSPEEAVSDALAAEMEGGRGALVRQAVAHLGLIR
- a CDS encoding threonine aldolase family protein, which encodes MTPLHDSGLRGFASDNYSGIHPEVLAAIAAANDGHQGAYGGDVYTARLQEVFQQHFGEDAEAFPVFNGTGANVTGIQSMLPRWGAVIAASTAHINVDEGGAPERIGAFKILNVPTDDGKLTPELVDQEAWGWGDEHRAQPLVVSITQSTELGTLYTVDEIRALADHAHERGMKLHLDGARLSNAAAALDLPLRAVTTDAGVDVLSYGGTKNGAMLGEAIVVLNPEASDGLRYSRKFNMQLASKMRFVSAQLIALLEGDLWLRNASHANAMAARLRRELEEGIAAGTINGVGFTQATQSNGVFATLPDGVADALREKFRFYDWDAARNEVRWMCSFDTQESDIDALVAEVARLTA